A window of the Lactuca sativa cultivar Salinas chromosome 5, Lsat_Salinas_v11, whole genome shotgun sequence genome harbors these coding sequences:
- the LOC128134223 gene encoding formyltetrahydrofolate deformylase 1, mitochondrial-like, producing the protein MNGFFPLEFVFDPIKWQRKQMNEDLLDLSKMFNAVKSLVRVPSVDPKYKIALLASKQDHCLVDLLHAWQDGKLPVQISSVIRVGNTHVMRFLERHEIPYC; encoded by the exons ATGAATGGATTTTTTCCCCT TGAGTTTGTGTTCGACCCAATTAAATGGCAGCGGAAGCAAATGAACGAGGACTTACTTGACCTATCAAAGATGTTCAATGCAGTTAAATCGCTTGTTCGAGTGCCTTCTGTAGACCCCAAATATAAAATTGCTCTTCTTGCTTCTAAGcag GACCATTGTCTTGTTGATCTACTGCATGCTTGGCAAGATGGAAAACTTCCGGTTCAGATAAGCTCTGTAATCAG GGTGGGGAATACCCATGTGATGCGGTTCCTTGAAAGACATGAGATTCCATATTGT
- the LOC122196383 gene encoding formin-like protein 3 encodes MKEIVRILETALQFQVPPLPPPKHIPTSSPSSSNSSTNVSQLTDKRSLKTLHWEKTRATVGSIWDLPHKQGNLSRVPEIDKKELESLFSET; translated from the exons ATGAAGGAGATCGTGAGAATACTTGAAACTGCACTACAATTTCAA GTTCCACCTCTACCTCCACCTAAACATATACCTACATCTTCACCATCAAGTTCAAATAGCAGTACTAATGTGTCACAGCTGACTGATAAAAGATCCTTAAAGACCCTACATTGGGAGAAAACTCGTGCAACAGTAGGAAGTATATGGGATTTGCCTCATAAACAGGGAAATCTGTCAAG GGTTCCTGAAATTGATAAAAAAGAGCTTGAGAGCCTGTTTTCGGAAACTTAG